In the Hydractinia symbiolongicarpus strain clone_291-10 chromosome 13, HSymV2.1, whole genome shotgun sequence genome, GAGTGGATACAGAATTACCAAAGCATGTCCAAATATTGACATGTAttatcaacctcgatcccaggacctgcTGTCTCTTTTTGTATATCGGacgccgatgagagacaaaaagccctgggaacgataTTTGAGCTATTGTTTGTTTCAACAAATTCAAACAGTGCAACTGTGTTTATAGCCGTTACCGAAACCCggaatgaaattttaaaacatataaatacAAGGTCATTTGAAGTTCAAGTATTTAAGTTTTTTCGAGTAAAATATAACGTTGAACATAgttcaaacattttttagaGCTTGCAGTTTTGGAATTTCTTGAGGAAGGATTTCAAAAATGCGTGTTTGGGTTGTGATTTGCTTATTTTTGGTGGTAGCAGTATGCACAGCTGATGCTTGGTGGAGTGGTGGTAGCCGGAGAAGGTAAATAGtgaatattttttctaatatcCGAGCTAAATTATTGTAGAAATAAGATATGCTGCATCGACTTGATATATTAGggaatatttttcttcttttcaatAAGACGTGGCCAATCCTGCAAAGCGCTTCACATTACGCGTCCGGTCGTAACAATACAATTGCTAAGCCAATTAGATGTACCACGCGATGATAACACTACTTGCAAAATTTCTTCTTGTAGCTCATCGAGCCGATCTGAATCTCGGTCAAGTAGTAGCTCAACGTATAGCATTGGCTCTCGGTCGAGCAGTAGATCAAGACATGGCATTGGATCGAGGTTGAGCAGCAGATCAAGGTATGGCATTGGATCGCGGTCGAACAGTAGATCAAGGTCTAGCATTGGATCGCGGTCGAACAGTAGAACAAGATCTAGCATTGGATCGCGGTCGAGCAGTAGATCAAGGTCTAGCATTGAATCGCGGTCCAGCAGTAGATCAAGATCTAGCATTGGATCGCGGACAAGCAGTAGATCAAGATATGGCATTGGATATCGGTCGAACAGCAGATCAAGGTCTAGCATTAGATCTCGGTCCAGCAGTAGATCAAGATCTAGCATTGGATCGCGGTCCAACAGTAGATCAAGGTCTAGCATTGAATCGCGGTCCAGCAGTAGATCAAGATATGGCATTGGATCGCGGTCGAACAGCAGATCAAGGTCTAGCATTGGATCACGGACGAGCAGTAGATCAAGGTCTAGCATTGGATCGCGGTCGAACAGTAGAACAAGATCTAGCATTGGATCGCGGTCGAACAGTAGAACAAGATCTAGCATTGGATCGCGGACAAGCAGTAGATCAAGATCTAGCATTGGATCGCGGACAAGCAGTAGATCAAGATATGGCATTGGATCGCGGTCGAGCAGTAGATCAAGATCTAGCATTGGATCGCGGTCCAACAGTAGATCAAGGTCCAGCAGTAGATCTCGGTCCAGCAGTAGATCAAGATCTAGCATTGGATCGCGGTCCAACAGTAGATCAAGGTCTAGCATTAAATCGCGGTCCAGCAGTAGATCAAGATCTAGCATTGGATCGCGGACAAGCAGTAGATCAAGATCTAGCATTGGATCGTGGTTGAGCAGTAGATCAAAAACTAGCATTGGATCGCGGTCGAGCAGTAGATCAAGATCTGGTATTGGATCGCAGTCGAGAATTAGATTAAAATCAATAATTGGCTTGCCAAAGATGGTACCACTATTTAATGTAAGACCTCGTGATATACTGGGCATCGAACAGGTAAAATTGAACAAGGCGaagatttattattaaaaatatttattaacatttatacttatattatttatttataccataattCATATATTTTTATGACTTCAGGTCTTGGAACATTTGCAAAAAGTCTTACGAAAACCCCCATAAAAACTGTAAAAGCATTTGGAGCATTTGGAAAAAGTTACCTTGAGATTAGAAAAGCAAATCTCAAGGATGGTAATTTAGCTGCACATGAGAAAGCGAACTATGATGCTACGAAGATAGCTGGTTCAATAGTATCAAGCGCTATCAGCGCTGCTCGTGAGGCATACAAAAGGTTTCGAATCAAAACAAACCCAGATGGATCGAAGCATTACGGTGACACTCGAACGCCGAAAGAAATCAAAGACACCATGGATGCGAACAAAAGAGGCCGTGAAAAGGCGTTAGGTGAAAAATTAGATGTGGTAAAGAAAGGACCGCTATTTAGTATCAGACCACGTGACAGTACTGGACATCGAACAGGTAGATGATGAAACAACAGTGGTTAATATTCAGAATATCTTGTAAATGTATTTATATCATATATCATTACAATTTCAGGTCTTGCAACACTTGCAAAAAGTCTTGTGAAGAACCCCACAAAAACTGTAAAAGCAATTGCAGCATTTGGGAAAAGTTACCTCGAAATGAAAAAAGCAAATCTCAAAGGTGGTAATTTAGGTCCACATGAGAAAGCTAACTATAATGCTACGAAGATAGCTGGTTTAAAAGTATCAAGCGCTATCAGCGCTGCTCGTGAGGCATACAAAAGGTTTCGAATCAAAACAAACCCAGATGGATCGAAGCATTACGGTGATACTCGAACGCAGAAAGAAATCAAAGACACCATGGATGCAAACCAAAGAGGCCGTGAAAAGGCGTTAGGTGAAAAATTAGATGTGGTAAAGAAAGGACCGCTATTTAGTATCAGACCACATGACAGTACTGGACATCGAACAGGTAGATGATGAAACAACAGTGGTTGATATTCAGAATATCTTGTAAATGTATTTATATCATATATCATTACAATTTCAGGTCTTGCAACACTTGCAAAAAGTCTTGTGAAGAACCCCACAAAAACTGTAAAAGCAATTGCAGCATTTGGGAAAAGTTACCCCGAAATGAAAAAAGCAAATCTCAAAGGTGGTAATTTAGGTCCACATGAGAAAGCTAACTATAATGCTACGAAGATAGCTGGTTTAAAAGTATCAAGCGCTATCAGCGCTGCTCGTGAGGCATACAAAAGGTTTCGAATCAAAACAAACCCAGATGGATCGAAGCATTACGGTGACACTCGAACGCCGAAAGAAATCAAAGACACCATGGATGCGAACAAAAGAGGCCGTGAAAAGGCGTTAGGTGAAAAATTAGATGTGGTAAAGAAAGGACCGCTATTTAGTATCAGACCACGTGACAGTACTGGACATCGAACAGGTAGATGATGAAACAACAGTGGTTGATATTCAGAATATCTCGTAAATGTATTTATATCATATATCATTACAATTTCAGGTCTTGCAACACTTGCAAAAAGTCTTGTGAAGAACCCCACAAAAACTGTAAAAGCAATTGCAGCATTTGGGAAAAGTTACCTCGAAATGAAAAAAGCAAATCTCAAAGGTGGTAATTTAGGTCCACATGAGAAAGCTAACTATAATGCTACGAAGATAGCTGGTTTAAAAGTATCAAGCGCTATCAGCGCTGCTCGTGAGGCATACAAAAGGTTTCGAATAAAAACAAACCCAGATGGATCGAAGCATTACGGTGATACTCGAACGCAGAAAGAAATCAAAGACACCATGGATGCAAACCAAAGAGGCCGTGAAAAGGCCAGGGGTTGAAAAGGTTCTCATATTAcataaaactcatttttttccGTAGAACTCTTTGAGTTAAAACCTCGAGTTCCaaggtttttataagaaaactcGCGAAGAGcctagttctaaaagtttcttatttgtagGCTGAAATTCCAAgtttttagttccaaaagtttcttaattagtttcttaattttcctagttaaaaaaagatttcttatatcaaataaatagctAGTTCTAAAAGTTCCTTTATATTTTGGACTAGtttggtttaaaaataaaaaatataatatttttcgtTTCTCAACAACACAATAGTGACGATCGTAACATCTTCTTTAattaattgtaaaaattaattagaaaaaagtttcttatttcgGAAATAGAAATAGAATGtagtaaaagtttttaaatttttgaagattCTACATGTAGGTCTCTTATAAAcatgtttgttataaaaaaaaacgtgtaacgTCCGTGAATTCACAATCAAAACACTCTGACCTGTCGGTAAGCCTTTTATAGTCCACTTTTCGTGCgtcgtaatgttttgttttcgcGTCGAGATCAATAGACATGCGCACTCATTCCTgtaggtaaaaaattaattgaacaCAACAATAAACTGAATCCAAAATTCAAACGAAATATTCGTTTAAGattagtaaaaagtaaaaagaattaaTTCTAATAGCTTTTAGATCTTGTGCTAAAGAGAGTCTACAATATTCATTTCACCCTATATGGTTTTGCTTTTTTAACTGTAAGAATTAGTGCGCATGTAAAAAAAACCCGTCAAGTTTTTAAACATTAGCATATCATTAACCTGTAAACatgcatcctcgtccccaggggtttTTTGCTATGTTAACGCGGCTAACACTTACTTGATGActgtcaaaaagaaaaaaaggcctaggaacgaggttggtaAACAGGCAAATCGCAATTTAACTTCATGGTCGTCATAAACCACAAAGACGCAGAATCACTTGTCAAACTTGTTTACTTTTACAAAATGACAAAATTATATAAGATTAATGAACTCTTGATTTTCTTCCACTTAATTTTCTTGGTCTAATTCCATATCACTATTAATCAAATAATAGTGGTCTGGAAATGAAGTTGTCCAATCAAGCCTTAAAATTATTAAGTGGTGATTTAAAACCAGAACAGCCAAATAAAttactttcttttatttttgattgaGCTATATTAAAAAGCTTAATTTCATTTTAGTATTTTATAAATTCAACAACGGAGATTCACTCTCTACCGTTGGTATATGATGTTTCCTTAGTTGTCACATTACTGCAGACATAATatctttatttgtttatttatttatttatttattttctataaCAGGGCTATAAATAACATGATTATTTACAACTACATGATGTTAAAGTTCGAAGAAATCACATTCCTTCTACGAATATCTTGACAATCTCCTTCTCAGATCTCCATAGTGCcttcaataaataattttagaagGGGTTTGGGACTagactgtattttatttttaaaagattaaaaatgttatttgtcTAGCGATTTAGTTGTAAGTAGCTTGTGGTGTGAACATGTGCAAGAAAGAATTTTGGTGTTTTGTTTGCATTGTTATTCAACTTTGTCAATCAGGTATGTTACAATCATAGCtgcgtttttttataaaaaataaagtttaacaACTCCATCAGTTTGATCACTTCCACCTTTTAGCTCCGAAATTCTTTAACTGGTTTGTTACAGTCTGAACGAAGTGTTTCTATAAATATTTTCGCATAACTAAACTTGTTTCTAAGTTAGGACATAAAGTTGCGCCTATTTCTTACGCCCATTTCTTACGCCCATTTCTTACGTTTATTTCCTACGTCAATTTTGTACGCCCATATGCTTTTTTGTGTATGCGCTTTTTTGTTGCTTAAATATCTCAACTAAAGTAGCCCCAACCTCGTTCatagggcattttgccttgttgataagttaATAGCGGCGaaattgttggccactccgtaataacagctcaggggccacaagaccctggggatgaCGTTGAAGTAGCCCATTATTTCCAACCTTTTTCCGAGGACGTTTTTTCATCAAGCTGTCTTTTTCTTTCCTATATAAGCGTAGGAAAGAAGACAAGGAAATGATTTTTTGAgataatatgtttaaaaaacgaTACGAATGCTTATCCCTTGTTATCGTACCAATGCTCCCTTCTCTCTTATTGTCGATTTGCCAGGAGGTCTTAATGAGCCATGTTGAATCAGGCCAAATTTTGTCGGTTATAACATTAATAATAAGCATTTATTTGTCGACCTGAATTTTGCGTTGACCCTTATTTCTGTATAAAACACTGCAAATAAATGCTCTAAGAAAACTTACCTGAAAgcgttttttaaacaaaaacaagtgGTTAAGTAATGACGTCACTCGTTGTCTGAGATATGTCAACAAGAACCGCTTCGGATTATCTTTAGATCAAGTCATGTAAATAAACCCTATTCTCAGAAGAATTCTGTCAAGTGGTTAGTAAAGATGGCGGCGGAAATTCTCCGCACATTAGGGTGAGAAATGAACCCAACCTCGTCCTCATTCTCCATGAAATAAGTGATATTTCGATGGTGCAAAAAGATGCCTGTACATTTTTACTGTTATCTTTAAGTCTGCACTATGATATGGAACATGGACAATTATAAATGTACATAGCataattttcttctttaatatGTGTAGAAAATATTCCGTGCGAAATAGATAAGTACAAGTTGATGGCGGGAAACTTTTAGCGGAAAATTTCAGATAAATCCAGAACTAAGTTATTGTTACGCTCTGAGGTCGACTTAAAACTAACTGTGCGAGGAGGGAAACTTGATTTTCTTTCTGTGCCAGGCTTAGGTAGCAAAGATTGAGcttatttggattttttttgtctttttaaaaacaatttcatacTGTGGTCTTGCAATTTTTAGGCGCTTGATAACTTAATCATTTGAGCACGTCTCTGTCtagataaaagaaaagaaaaaatatggtGTGGAATCAACAAGAAAGAGTGGAATTTATGTTATCTAAAGAATAAACTTCAAAATAATTCTTGTAACGTGCTTTTgtaaaagaacaaatttttgaacaaaaaattctctttctaaaaaaaacCAACTATCACACCAGGttcacaaaataaacaaaaccaaGGAGATATCAAAACATTTCAGGAAATAAAATGTTCGGATAGGTTTTCTGCacttttttccttaaaatgGCTCCACCATGGTTGTTTTCAAAATGGTGGGATAAAGAGAAATCAGTAGGATTAGACATTTAATTAACTTAAATGTTGCACATTGTTCGGCGTCGACGAATTGGTCTTGGAGGTGGAGATTACAATATAGCGGCAAAAAAGGCTCCACCATGGTTGTTTTCAAAACTTAAGATCTTCAAATTGGTTATCTGGATGCTAAAGTTTCATTAGAATATATAGTCTTCTCAACGGTTTACTATTTCTCAAAATAAAGCAATATACCAACCACCAAACCCAACCCAACCCCGTCCTCTTTACAACCCTCGCATAATTTCGTAGGCCTTGTAGCAGAGTTACAAGAAGGTTAATATAAGACACAGAGAGGACGCAAAagctaagtaaaaaaaataaatttatatatatagtttaGAGGTCATACATGGTAATAACATTATCTACGAAGAAAAGAGCGTTTGGCACAGGTTACAAAAGCGTTACTTAGCAACAACAGTCTTACTATTTGGTGGGTGGtctggagaaaataatttacgtaGAGAATTTATCGaagtaacttaattttttaggtGTAAATGGAGACAAACTCCTCCACATTGATGCTTCTTACGGTCACGACCATCCATCATGTGGGACAGAAGAAACACCGTGCCGGAGCATCCACTATGGATTCGAGTTGCGCtacaaagaatattttaacgGCACGTTTTATTGTCATCTTCACGGTCATACCGAAAGTGATGTATTTtcaataaataagacaattcaGATAAAACCTCTACAATCAGCGTCTATACTCTATATAAAATGCATAAAACGCAGACCGGAAGCTAAGTGTATCATCAAGCCAAACGCTACAAACGTGGAAAGAATATTTGATTTAAAAGGACACATATTTGCAATAACTGTCGTTGGGGTTGATTTCATTGGCTTGAACATCATGTCTCCAGTCACTGTATCttactttgttttaaaaaacgttacTGTCACTGATCTTCGAGCTTCATTGATAAACGATACATTTTTAGCAATGCGGCTGTCTATTTACATAGATAACTGTACATTTCAACATGTAGACAATATCATACATAACAGTGGTAATTCACATCTTATAGTTGAAATAACATCATCAGTATTTAAAGGACGCTCGACCCTCGAGACTGGAATAGATATTGCACACGCGGCATCGCAACAGTACAGCGTTTTCAACCTGCGTATAGTAAATACGCTATTTGCAGGTTTGAACTCAGCCATTAATATCCAAGTAGATGCTCTCAACCGTAAAACCACAATTATTAACGTTGTTATTGAAAATTccactttttttaacaatacttTGCAAAATAGATTCACAAATGGGCACATAGGTTACGCACCATTGAATTTGATTGGCATAACAAACGTAAACATTAGTAACACAACGTTCGAAAATAACGCTGGTATACTTGGAGGTGCTCTCCATCTGAGAAACCTAGAAAGGGTTAAAATTGaaaattgtgtattttttaaCAACCACGCAGCAGCATCAGGTGGAgggtgttatatttttaatatcagCTCTCCTGCACTGGTTCAATATtgctattttgaaaaaaatagcaTAGATGATCCATATAACATTGCTGAAAGTCAAGGAGGAGCGATAACATGCTTGAGTAACTTGAATATTGAAAATTGCGAGTTCGTAAATAATTCCGCGCAGCTCTTTGGTGGAAGCATTTTCCACAGGGAAACCGGATCCATTATTTTTAACGGAGGAGGAACTAAAAGCGGAAATGAAACTCTGAAAATAACAAACTCTTCATTTCATGCATACGACAGCTCTCTGTTTGGTGGTGTGATCTATTCCACATCAACAATGATACTAAACAAcacgaaatttaaaatttttcaagtGTTTGGAACTAGCCCATTGATTTACCATTCTAATGACAACGCAGTCAACATAACAAATGGCTACCATTTTGAATGTCCAACAAATCATAGAGTGTTCTCAAAGAAACGTTCTTTACATAACAAAACTACCAGTTATAAATTAATGTTGTATTATTGTAATCCATGTGAGAAAGGAACATACAGCCTGCATTCAGGCCAAGAGGACATGGAGAATGACACACTTGTCACAAAACAACCAAAATGTCACTTCTGTCCTACAGGTGGTAAATGTGGAGATGACATTGTTAGTAATGACAATTTTTGGGGATACAACACAAGTGATGAAATCGTGTTTACAGCTTGCCCTTCAGGTTATTGTTGTTCGGCATACAACAAATTATGCACGTCCTATAACACATGCAATTACAATCGTAGTGGTATTCTATGTGGGAAGTGCGAACAAGGTTTCTCTGAGAATTTAGCAGCTGTAGGCTGTATTAATAATCGCCATTGTCCTGATCATTGGTTCTGGGCTATTTTTGTCATGGCAGCTTTACTATATGTGGTCGTGATCATGTATTTTAAGGATATTATCGCCACTGCAAAGCGAGTGTTCAAAATTATACCTTCAAAGTCAAGTACACTAAAGAGGCGTATATTAACTAGCCTGGATAGCGAATACTCTATCAATTCACGAGCTTCGCAGCCTACTTTCACAAGCTATGTATCTGTGGTTGATGACGACGATTTTAGCTATTACAATCCCGACGACGTCGATGAATATGACTACGGTACCGACGACAACAACGGTTACAAGGCCGACGACGATGATGACGACGAAGATCCAGGTCGCGGTCACAACAGAAACAGAAACAACGAAGACAAAACAGAGGAACGCCGTAGTTTGCCAAGCGAAAATGAATGCCGAGAAGAAAGATATGTTACAGTGGATAAAATTGAGAGTATTAAAGAAAAGGTGGAGGTAGGAATTCATGTGAAGAGACATCAAACTGTTCAAACGAAAGTAGCTGGTATCTTTAAAgttttattcttcttttatCAAGTGTATAATTTACTACGAGTGCCTAAGCCAAGTAAATATGGATTACATTGGAAGGAGTTCGTCACTTCATTCTTTAATATAAAGCTTAATCTTGGcgaaaatgacttaaaaatgtGTCCAGTGAAAGACTTAACCCCAGTTGGGCGAGAATCAGTAAAAGTTTCTTTTGCAGTCTCGACCTTCGTTATCATCGCAGCGTTGTATTGTGGATGGTACGTTTACTGCAAATGCAATGGTTCGGCACCAACACAATGTAGCGAAATTTTAAATGATGAAAGTGTGAATGATATAAAGGATATAAATGAGACTATCCCGTGTTTATCCAAAATTCCAATAAATTTGCGTTTAAAGTGTTGTCTTATTCAAATGATGCTGCTTTGTTACGCACCGATTGCGTCGTATTCGTTTGAAATGCTGCACTGTGTAACGTTATGGGAGGACTCACAACATTTATATGTGGATGGGAACGTACAGTGTTACCAGTGGTGGCAGTATGTCATTGGTGTTTTTGTTGGGCTCTGGATAATACCTTTTTCGTTGGCTCTTTATTCAGGGTGTTATTTAGCTCGTTCATGTAAAGTAACTCTAAATGAGTTTTTATTGTTGATTATTTTTCCACCCAGTTGCATTTATTTCCGATTTCGCGCTTGGAAATACGCCTCAAAAATCGCCCAATCAAAAGAGGATCTTATTTATCTACGACACGCTCTGCTGGTTCTAGATGAACCATTCAGAAGGAGGAAAACAGACATTGGTTTTGTTACTTGGGAAGCCATGTTGATTTTTCGGCGGTTGGTGCTCGTCATCATTCGAACGTTTTCTATTAATCCAATCACAAGGCTGTATTTGATGCTTTTCCCACTCTTACTGTTCTTGGTGGATCATATCCGAGTGAAACCGTATAAAAGTCGGTTTTTAAATTGGACAGAAACGATATCACTAGTTTTGCTGTGTTTCTTGTCGGCAGTAAACTTGTTTTGGGCCTATAGTTATTTTACTGATATTTCTTTCACACAGACAATGTTAGTTCTTAGCGATGCTTTCTTTTACATCGAAGCTATCATACTGCTTGCGCCAGTTTACCTGATTTTCCTACTGTTAATGTATCTACTGGCAAGAAAGTATTTGAAATTCAACAGATGTCGAAATTTGATTGTTAAAACTAATTCGCAGTTAGAATGAACAATACTTGACGAAGATAATTATTTGGATGAACTGCCAACCTAACTTGCAATGCAACTTTAGACATAAACTTTATGTCTTGTCGTTTTGTTTTAGAAGTTGAGTATTAATCATATTTTCTACTGCGCTTCCGTATTTGCGTGCAAAACTTAAACGGACAAACAACGGACCAAAAGAGGGTCGTAGTAGCCTAGGCTTCCGGGGAACTAACCCCTCCTAAACAAATTATCGAGCTTGGTTAATATGTAAGAAACCTATGCAGAGGATGAATTTGGccaaatttagaaaattaaaatccCTAATGTTTTAACCTAACCCACCTCCACTTCGACAAAAAATTGTCTGCTACAGCCTTGAAAAAAGCgtttatttttgactttattcTACTTCTTTATAATAGCATTTATATTTAGAGTTGAATCAAACCATGCGctcaaaatttgttttatgtttttgactGGGCGCTCATTTAAGTGGGTGCTCATTTGAGTGGGCGCTCATTTAAGTGGGTGCTGCATAGACgctttgtgatatttttttctcgacgaattcttttaaaaatgaaagtttacaTATGTTTTAATGTTTGGTACAATTCATTGATGACTAAATTCTTGTATTTAGATTATATGACTTCTCAGATTAAATTTTAGATATATCTTATCGCCTACCAGATTTTGTCTGCTTTATGGGCCCAAATAATTTGCTGGTTCTAATTTTCGTTACTCGCTTAAAATTTCATCAGCGTCAACAAATAATTAAGGCCTTGTTGAAACTTTAGttgttcatttaaaaaaaataattctcaaAAAATGTGAATCCCATTTTTGAATATTCAACTGGCCAAATTATTTGTAAGCCCTTTTTTATCACTTGCTCGAAATTTTGTCACTTATgattaaatttagaaaatttcaGTTGCGTATACAACTTCGTACACAAGACCTTTCCACATGTGAGATTGACATGTGATAAGACGAATCCTGGGGGCGAGGTTGCTGTGCATAAATACAGGTTGTCATTTCTGCAAATTTAAGAGGTTTTATTGTATAGTATATAATTATGATTTTCCTTGAcatgaatataatttttaaaatatgtaaatcGTCTTCTCTGTTGTATTAGTATCTccatataaaaacacaaaaagttgATCCAATTCAATATAACAACTTTGCCTCATTGCCTAATCACTGAACAGTTATCTCGTTTATCATAAAAGCAAAATATccaatgttttttatatgaaaatgaAACGCTACAGGCCTTGGAATCAAAGTTGGCAAAAATGTCGTCTGAACAAGGTTTCTCATTATGCAGGCTTGGCTTATTTGTCTATTCATGTTATAGACGATAATGTATACCGTAGAAATTTTAACGTGTTGTTGATAAACATTATGTGGATATGATACACATACTGAACAGAAAATATTAATCGCACTGATTATGTTTAACTCTGACggacttttttattttggttttattttgGTGTGGAACATCGGGCATAAGTTGGGGAAATGAACAAAGTCGTTAAAACAATTTTGATGCCGGTCTTTTTCACTTCATGTGAacgcaaaatttattttattccagGGCGATACCGACTCGTTCTTAGCGTCTGTAGCCTCCTTTTTATGTGTGTGTAAGGAAGGATAcaaaatgccctggggacgaggttggatatCAACCGAAAGGCTTGTTTTCTGATGCAGCACAAAAAACTCACGAGCAACACTGCGCAAAGCGTGGGCAATAAATAGAAATTGCGCAGATCAAACAGTTGAACTTATCCGACTTTAGCGCCCAGTCTACCAAAACACGGGCGTCCCTGTCCAGCACGCTTGATAGACTTTACAAGCTGCACCCAAGAATGCTTAAATGGAAAGTGGCTTTAACTGCACATGTTTTGAGAAATCCCTTTGAAGCATTCCAGTTATGAGAAAAATAGAAATCGTTTCTTGGTTTGTTTCGATCTACAAAAAATGTCTACAAAGTTAAATAAGGTGTTCAAAAAATTCAGATATGATATTACAAACAAAACGATGAACAACAATAAAACTGTTCAAAACAAAACTTCAAAACACACTTTCAAAATTCTACTGCGCGTTGAGAATCATAGCAGTTTTTACAACCCGACGTAAAAATGACGACAATGAGTGTTCGTCTATAACAGTTTAACGAAGGACATTTGAAAATATTAATGTCTGTCATCAGATGGACCTAAAAGTGTGCTAAAAAATCTCTACGATGGAGAACACTACATAAATATGTAAAACGGGGGTAACAAATGttgtacaaaaattttaaatattcttgaTGATAATGTTCCACGAACTACTTGTAATTCGATGTAAGGGAACATcgcgatatatatatatagaaaaaagGGATTTGATAAACCGGTTCTCTTCCGCGGATAATCATAACGATATTATCTCCGATGTTCATTCTCTCGTTGCTGTTCTTCCATCGCTCTCTGCATTTTTTGAAGCTGTTCTTGCATCTCGAGAAGCTAAAAGTAAGACAAAAAGCGTCGCGTGATGGGTCAAAAGAAATCAATCAATCGATCAATCGACCAACCAATCAAATCAACtaaattaaccaatcaattaACCAACCAatcaacaaatcaaaacaacaaattaaccaatcaattaACCGATTAATCAACcaatcaaaacaacaaattaaccaatcaattaACCAACCAATCACCCAATCAAAACAACCAATCAAGCAATCAATCAAGCAAGCA is a window encoding:
- the LOC130623229 gene encoding uncharacterized protein LOC130623229 — encoded protein: MTSGLGTFAKSLTKTPIKTVKAFGAFGKSYLEIRKANLKDGNLAAHEKANYDATKIAGSIVSSAISAAREAYKRFRIKTNPDGSKHYGDTRTPKEIKDTMDANKRGREKALGEKLDVVKKGPLFSIRPRDSTGHRTGLATLAKSLVKNPTKTVKAIAAFGKSYLEMKKANLKGGNLGPHEKANYNATKIAGLKVSSAISAAREAYKRFRIKTNPDGSKHYGDTRTQKEIKDTMDANQRGREKALGEKLDVVKKGPLFSIRPHDSTGHRTGLATLAKSLVKNPTKTVKAIAAFGKSYPEMKKANLKGGNLGPHEKANYNATKIAGLKVSSAISAAREAYKRFRIKTNPDGSKHYGDTRTPKEIKDTMDANKRGREKALGEKLDVVKKGPLFSIRPRDSTGHRTGLATLAKSLVKNPTKTVKAIAAFGKSYLEMKKANLKGGNLGPHEKANYNATKIAGLKVSSAISAAREAYKRFRIKTNPDGSKHYGDTRTQKEIKDTMDANQRGREKARG
- the LOC130623633 gene encoding uncharacterized protein LOC130623633: MALDRGRTVDQGLALDRGRTVEQDLALDRGRAVDQGLALNRGPAVDQDLALDRGQAVDQDMALDIGRTADQGLALDLGPAVDQDLALDRGPTVDQGLALNRGPAVDQDMALDRGRTADQGLALDHGRAVDQGLALDRGRTVEQDLALDRGRTVEQDLALDRGQAVDQDLALDRGQAVDQDMALDRGRAVDQDLALDRGPTVDQGPAVDLGPAVDQDLALDRGPTVDQGLALNRGPAVDQDLALDRGQAVDQDLALDRG
- the LOC130623627 gene encoding uncharacterized protein LOC130623627; translated protein: MCKKEFWCFVCIVIQLCQSGVNGDKLLHIDASYGHDHPSCGTEETPCRSIHYGFELRYKEYFNGTFYCHLHGHTESDVFSINKTIQIKPLQSASILYIKCIKRRPEAKCIIKPNATNVERIFDLKGHIFAITVVGVDFIGLNIMSPVTVSYFVLKNVTVTDLRASLINDTFLAMRLSIYIDNCTFQHVDNIIHNSGNSHLIVEITSSVFKGRSTLETGIDIAHAASQQYSVFNLRIVNTLFAGLNSAINIQVDALNRKTTIINVVIENSTFFNNTLQNRFTNGHIGYAPLNLIGITNVNISNTTFENNAGILGGALHLRNLERVKIENCVFFNNHAAASGGGCYIFNISSPALVQYCYFEKNSIDDPYNIAESQGGAITCLSNLNIENCEFVNNSAQLFGGSIFHRETGSIIFNGGGTKSGNETLKITNSSFHAYDSSLFGGVIYSTSTMILNNTKFKIFQVFGTSPLIYHSNDNAVNITNGYHFECPTNHRVFSKKRSLHNKTTSYKLMLYYCNPCEKGTYSLHSGQEDMENDTLVTKQPKCHFCPTGGKCGDDIVSNDNFWGYNTSDEIVFTACPSGYCCSAYNKLCTSYNTCNYNRSGILCGKCEQGFSENLAAVGCINNRHCPDHWFWAIFVMAALLYVVVIMYFKDIIATAKRVFKIIPSKSSTLKRRILTSLDSEYSINSRASQPTFTSYVSVVDDDDFSYYNPDDVDEYDYGTDDNNGYKADDDDDDEDPGRGHNRNRNNEDKTEERRSLPSENECREERYVTVDKIESIKEKVEVGIHVKRHQTVQTKVAGIFKVLFFFYQVYNLLRVPKPSKYGLHWKEFVTSFFNIKLNLGENDLKMCPVKDLTPVGRESVKVSFAVSTFVIIAALYCGWYVYCKCNGSAPTQCSEILNDESVNDIKDINETIPCLSKIPINLRLKCCLIQMMLLCYAPIASYSFEMLHCVTLWEDSQHLYVDGNVQCYQWWQYVIGVFVGLWIIPFSLALYSGCYLARSCKVTLNEFLLLIIFPPSCIYFRFRAWKYASKIAQSKEDLIYLRHALLVLDEPFRRRKTDIGFVTWEAMLIFRRLVLVIIRTFSINPITRLYLMLFPLLLFLVDHIRVKPYKSRFLNWTETISLVLLCFLSAVNLFWAYSYFTDISFTQTMLVLSDAFFYIEAIILLAPVYLIFLLLMYLLARKYLKFNRCRNLIVKTNSQLE